AATAGTAGCGGGCGGTGATAGTTGTGATTGAGGAAGGTGATAATGGATAGTGATAGTTTATACTGATGAGTAGTGCTGACTATGGTTGTTGATGTTGATATGGTGGTTAGCTGTGGTAGTTAAAGTGGATGAGTGTTGGTTGTGGTTGAGAATGATGGTGGTGGAAGTGATAGGGATAGTGGGTGATGGTAGTCGATAATGGTGGCagctatgattgaggatggtggtgtTGGTGCTTGAGTATGATGGTGGAGGATGGTATCATGGTAGTTGATAATAGTACGCGGTGACGACAATTAATAATGAATATggatgatagcatcttaatgaaattaagtctctgttatatatattaatcatacagacctattcagaccaattaagtggttgtgaaataaaaaaaataaatatacttAATGATTAAGacctgaataattaagattcacaCTTTAAAAACAAACATACTTAAGATCTAAATGATTAAGATTCAaacctccattaagtgcaaacaaatgaggccttagtTATGCATTTTCATTATAAACAATACAAAACTAAAAAATAGATATCCAACACTATTGTCATTCCTAGTGTTGAATTGAAGTTTCTTTGTTaccattagtattgatttgaactTTCTTTGAGTTACTACCTTTATGAGCTATAAAATTTATTGGACTATTTAAGAATGTTAAGTCCAAACTTAAAATAATACATTTAAAGATAAACCTGtaaaaaaaatttaagaaatatttataaaatatATTACAATGAATATTTATATGCATAAACTATTTATAAAAATTGTATAAATATAATGTTGGATTGGTTTGGTTtcgatttgattttttttagttgaAACTAAACTAAACCAATTATGATCAGAATTTTTTTCTAATATCAAACCAAATCACAATTGAATGTTTTTATGGTTTGACTCTAATTATCGATTCGGCGTGATTTTATCGGTATTCTTGTACAAAGAGAAACTCAATTTCAGAAGAAGAAAACACAAAAAATTGGAAAACATAGCACGTCTGGGGACAGCAGGCCCAAGCCCAAAATATTCGTTTTCTCTCTATATACAGAACTGTCATAACCGAAAATAGCTAAATCTTTGACAGGCCCAAGCCCAGAAAATTTCTTCAATCTATAAATATCTGAAACCCTAAACTAGCCACACTCCTCTAGGGCTCTTTACCTAGTTCCCCATTCCCTATCCCTTTTCCCTCTTTCGTAGCCGACGCAGAAATGACGACCCGGTTCAAGAAGAACAGGAAGAAGCGCGGCCACGTCAGTGCCGGACACGGGCGTGTCGGTAAGCACAGGAAGCATCCAGGTGGTCGTGGTAACGCCGGAGGTATGCACCATCACCGTATCCTTTTCGACAAGTACCATCCTGGTTACTTCGGAAAGGTCGGTATGCGTTACTTCCACAAGCTTCGCAACAAGTTCCATTGCCCAACAATCAACATCGACAATCTCTGGTCACTTGTTCCTCAAGAGGTGAAGGACAAGGCTAAGAGCAGCAACGGCGCTGCTCCTTTGATTGATGTTACCCAGTACGGTTACTTTAAGGTTTTGGGTAAAGGTGTTTTGCCCGAAAACCAGGCTGTGGTGGTGAAGGCTAAGCTCATTTCAAAGAATGCTGAGAAGAAGATTAAGGAGGCTGGTGGTGCCGTTGTGCTCACTGCTTAGGTTTGCTTATTCTTagtagtttttgatgttattcatATGGCCGGATCTCGACTAGTTTGGGATTAAGGCGTAGTAGTTACTTTCAGTTTTGTTTTTGATTATTAATGGATGTTTAAACTTGATATTACTGGGTTTTTGTCTTGAAATACATTCGGATATTGCTATACTTTTTCTCTGGTTCAATTGGATGAGATATTACCTAATGAATCGCGTGCCATAGTGTGTAGTGTCATGTTATGCTCATTTTGTGGTTTTATGCCTATTGATAGCTTATTTATTTCGGATTGCCATGTTAATGTGGTTTGTGTGCTTTTTGTGACTATTGATTACTGATTGTTCATGTTAGATGCATAAAATAGCTTAATGAAGGTAGTGTCAATGTTGAATATTATTGATTATGCAAGTGGTTGGTTTGGAAATTGGTCGGTTTTATGACAAGTTTTTCCTTGGGCAAACAGAAATATGTGTGATACTTCAGGTCAGCTTACTTTAGTAGGGTTATAGTCAACTTTAATCTGGCCTGAGTGGTGTTGATTGAGAAGCATCAACAATGGTGCTTGCTCTAGTGAAGTGTCAGTTGGGAAAAAATATGTAGAGTTCATTTCGTTGGTTGAAGAAAGCAGAATTGGTATGAGCCTGTAACTGAGTTTTGTGGTAATGCAACTGAGTTTTGTGATAATGCTTTGCTGATAATCATTTTGTATGCTGTAAAAGCTTTGTTGGTTGCAACACAATTTCTGTTGCTCATTCTTCTCCTTATTTCCTGCGGCTAATTTTCTGCTGCTATTCGTTCTTGATATGGATGATACTAGAGTTCCGTTAGCTCCTTTGTTATACCAAGAGTACTTGTAGCAGTTGACTTTGGAAAATTAAATTACAATTTACAAAGCAGAGATCTATTTTGAATATTCTTTTCATTGATACCAAGTGCAATTGTTGCAGTTAATAACGTGTGATTTTGATTACTAAAGTTGAACtgctgttttttttttgttggtaaATGAGAACATAATATGCTAAGATTAGACATCATAACCTGATCAATCTGTTCCTCTTCCGTTCCCCCTTCTCCGGAAAAGGTCCAATGACCATTCAATCAATGTCTTAATTCCATGTCTTTAAACGTTTAATTTTGGCGTCTTGCCTACACTTATTAAAGGTCTGTATTTGTATGAATTGCGAAAGTAGCTGCATCTTGTAAGACATTGAAATCTATATATGAAATCTGATGTCTGATTGAATTGTAGGTTTTTAGAATATTAAGATTTTGCTGTATTAATTCACTCAGGATAAGTGGTCAAATAACTGTGAAAGGCTTTAAGAGATTAGTGTTCAAATGCAACAGAAATAAAAATGCCTGGTGATTTTTGTCTAGATGTGTTTCAATGTGAAGTATGTCTTGTTAAGTCATGCAAAATTTgttattttctaaaattagtaTGATACATGATCTATGCTTTAAATTTAAGAATTTAGTTTATAAAAAGAGGGTGAACATCTTCTGTGATAATGTTGAAGAGGTCCTTACTAGTGCAAAATTTATCCGCACGCGGTGCGGAAAGAGGCAATTTTACCCATCATCTATTATATCTAACGTGTGAACGCAGTAGAATTTTTCTGTATAATAGAGCTTAGCTCTGGGTAAACTCAGCAAATGATGAACAGGCAACCATCTTCGAAGAGTAGATAGTGTTCGAGTGTCATCGTTTTTTTGGCCGCCGCTGCATTAATTCACCATTGCTCCATCAACATAGTTGCACCTTCAAACCCTCATTCCCAGCCACGGGGCTTGAAGATAGAGTTGTAACTTCGGCAGTAGtgatagtgtgtgtgtgtgtgtgtatatatatatatataattc
This sequence is a window from Nicotiana sylvestris chromosome 3, ASM39365v2, whole genome shotgun sequence. Protein-coding genes within it:
- the LOC104222614 gene encoding large ribosomal subunit protein uL15x gives rise to the protein MTTRFKKNRKKRGHVSAGHGRVGKHRKHPGGRGNAGGMHHHRILFDKYHPGYFGKVGMRYFHKLRNKFHCPTINIDNLWSLVPQEVKDKAKSSNGAAPLIDVTQYGYFKVLGKGVLPENQAVVVKAKLISKNAEKKIKEAGGAVVLTA